From Solwaraspora sp. WMMD1047, the proteins below share one genomic window:
- the ugpC gene encoding sn-glycerol-3-phosphate ABC transporter ATP-binding protein UgpC: MADIVLDKVSKKFPDGTMAVREVDLEIADGEFVILVGPSGCGKSTTLNMIAGLEDISSGELRIGGQRVNDKAPRDRDIAMVFQSYALYPNMTVRENMSFPLRLAKLDKATIEQKVSEAAKVLELTALLDRKPANLSGGQRQRVAMGRAIVRSPKAFLMDEPLSNLDAKLRVQMRTVVSRLQKQLGTTTVYVTHDQTEAMTLGDRVVIMRGGAVQQVGPPQELYDNPRNLFVAGFIGSPSMNFLHAAVDDGRLRTAVGELPIDDRVRQQLSGADAPRELILGIRPEHFEDASLVDDETRARGMEFEAPVDIVESMGSDKYVYLTVEGERASAAELEELAADAGADELGGSGSNLVTRLSAESSVREGENRRVWFNLEKIHLFDPADGRNLTLAEGVDPTG; encoded by the coding sequence GTGGCTGACATCGTGCTGGACAAGGTGAGCAAGAAGTTCCCGGACGGGACCATGGCCGTCCGCGAGGTGGACCTGGAGATCGCCGACGGTGAGTTCGTGATCCTGGTCGGCCCGTCGGGGTGCGGCAAGTCGACCACCCTGAACATGATCGCGGGGCTGGAGGACATCAGCTCCGGCGAGCTGCGCATCGGCGGTCAACGGGTCAACGACAAGGCCCCCCGGGACCGGGACATCGCGATGGTGTTCCAGTCCTACGCCCTCTACCCGAACATGACCGTGCGGGAGAACATGTCGTTCCCGCTGCGGCTGGCGAAGCTGGACAAGGCGACGATCGAGCAGAAGGTCAGCGAGGCGGCGAAGGTGCTGGAGCTGACCGCGCTGCTGGACCGCAAGCCGGCCAACCTCTCCGGCGGGCAGCGGCAGCGGGTGGCGATGGGGCGGGCGATCGTCCGCAGCCCGAAGGCGTTCCTGATGGACGAGCCACTGTCCAACCTGGACGCGAAGCTGCGGGTGCAGATGCGGACGGTCGTCTCCCGGCTGCAGAAGCAGCTCGGCACCACCACCGTCTACGTGACCCACGACCAGACCGAGGCGATGACCCTCGGCGACCGGGTCGTGATCATGAGGGGTGGCGCGGTCCAGCAGGTGGGCCCGCCGCAGGAGCTGTACGACAACCCGCGCAACCTCTTCGTCGCCGGCTTCATCGGCTCGCCGTCGATGAACTTCCTGCACGCCGCGGTGGACGACGGCAGGTTGCGCACCGCCGTGGGCGAGCTGCCGATCGACGACCGGGTACGGCAGCAGCTCTCCGGTGCCGACGCGCCCCGGGAGCTGATCCTGGGCATCCGTCCGGAGCACTTCGAGGACGCGTCCCTTGTCGACGACGAGACCCGGGCCCGCGGAATGGAGTTCGAGGCGCCGGTCGACATCGTCGAGTCGATGGGCTCGGACAAGTACGTCTACCTGACCGTGGAGGGGGAGCGGGCCAGCGCCGCCGAGTTGGAGGAGCTGGCCGCCGACGCCGGGGCGGACGAGTTGGGGGGCAGCGGATCCAATCTGGTCACCCGGCTCTCGGCGGAGTCGTCCGTGCGCGAGGGGGAGAACCGGCGGGTCTGGTTCAACCTGGAGAAGATTCACCTGTTCGACCCGGCCGACGGCCGCAACCTCACCCTCGCGGAGGGGGTGGACCCGACCGGCTGA
- the wrbA gene encoding NAD(P)H:quinone oxidoreductase, protein MADRTKAAVIYYSATGTTYQMARAAEEAASKAGADVRLRKVRELAPEEAVRSNSGWHAHRLETQDVPEVELDDLDWADVVIFGTPTRYGVMAAQLKQFMDSSGPLWGRGALVNKVFAGFCSTATSHGGQEATLLSMFNVFYHWGGIVVTPGYVEDSQFVAGNPYGASHTSNNGEVPPDELALGATALTARRAVEIATALRHGLRQG, encoded by the coding sequence ATGGCTGACCGTACCAAGGCTGCGGTGATCTACTACAGCGCGACCGGCACGACGTACCAGATGGCGCGGGCGGCCGAGGAGGCGGCGTCGAAGGCGGGCGCCGACGTACGCCTGCGCAAGGTCCGGGAGTTGGCACCGGAGGAGGCGGTCCGCTCGAATTCGGGCTGGCACGCCCACCGCCTGGAAACCCAGGACGTTCCGGAGGTCGAGCTCGACGACCTGGACTGGGCCGACGTGGTGATCTTCGGTACGCCGACCCGCTACGGCGTGATGGCCGCCCAGCTCAAGCAGTTCATGGACAGCAGCGGTCCGCTGTGGGGACGGGGCGCGCTGGTGAACAAGGTGTTCGCCGGGTTCTGCTCGACGGCGACCTCGCACGGCGGGCAGGAGGCGACGCTGCTGTCGATGTTCAACGTCTTCTACCACTGGGGCGGGATCGTGGTCACCCCCGGCTACGTGGAGGACAGCCAGTTCGTCGCCGGCAACCCGTACGGCGCCTCGCACACCAGCAACAACGGCGAGGTGCCACCGGACGAACTGGCCCTGGGCGCGACGGCGCTCACCGCCCGCCGGGCGGTGGAGATCGCCACCGCCCTGCGGCACGGCCTGCGCCAGGGCTGA
- a CDS encoding carbohydrate ABC transporter permease has product MAALDTTSATKWRWGLLDLVVVVFALIPVLWIASLSFKTPGTLTDGNFIPREWTLENYRAIFDTDQFVRALINSIGIALIATTIAVVLGTMAAYAIARLDFPGKRALVGVSLLIAMFPQVSLVSPLFEIERRLGLFDTWPGLILPYITFALPLAIYTLSAFFKQIPWDLEKAAKMDGATQAQAFRRVIAPLAAPGVFTTAILVFIFCWNDFLFAISLTSTERSRTVPVALSFFTGESQFEDPTGAISAAAVVITIPIILFVLFFQRRIVSGLTSGAVKG; this is encoded by the coding sequence ATGGCCGCGCTGGACACCACCTCCGCCACCAAATGGCGCTGGGGACTGCTCGACCTCGTGGTGGTGGTCTTCGCGCTGATCCCGGTGCTCTGGATCGCCTCCCTGTCGTTCAAGACCCCGGGCACCCTGACCGACGGCAACTTCATCCCCCGCGAGTGGACGCTGGAGAACTACCGGGCGATCTTCGACACCGACCAGTTCGTCCGGGCACTGATCAACTCGATCGGCATCGCGCTCATCGCCACCACGATCGCCGTGGTGCTCGGCACGATGGCGGCGTACGCGATCGCCCGGCTGGATTTCCCCGGCAAGCGCGCGCTGGTCGGGGTCTCCCTGCTGATCGCGATGTTCCCGCAGGTGTCGCTGGTGTCGCCGCTGTTCGAGATCGAGCGACGCCTGGGGCTCTTCGACACCTGGCCCGGCCTGATCCTGCCGTACATCACCTTCGCGCTTCCGCTGGCGATCTACACGCTGTCGGCGTTCTTCAAGCAGATCCCGTGGGACCTGGAGAAGGCGGCGAAGATGGACGGCGCCACCCAGGCGCAGGCGTTCCGGCGGGTGATCGCCCCGCTCGCGGCGCCGGGGGTGTTCACCACCGCGATCCTGGTCTTCATCTTCTGCTGGAACGACTTCCTCTTCGCGATCTCGCTCACCTCGACCGAGCGGTCCCGCACGGTGCCGGTGGCGCTGTCGTTCTTCACCGGCGAGTCGCAGTTCGAGGACCCGACCGGGGCGATCTCCGCCGCGGCCGTCGTGATCACAATTCCGATCATTCTGTTCGTGCTGTTCTTCCAGCGCCGGATCGTCTCCGGCCTGACGTCGGGCGCAGTGAAGGGTTAG